A region from the Melioribacter roseus P3M-2 genome encodes:
- a CDS encoding NUDIX hydrolase, translated as MQLATLCYVIDKNKILMLHRVKKENDMHEGKWNGLGGKFEAGESPEDCVIREVKEESGLIITAPKLKGFITFPLFDGIKDWYVFVYTANKFNGDLINSPEGRLEWIPYEEFGNLNLWEGDKIFIPWLFQEKFFSAKFIYKEKKLADYSVVFY; from the coding sequence ATGCAGTTGGCTACCCTATGCTATGTTATCGACAAAAATAAAATATTAATGTTACACCGCGTCAAAAAAGAAAACGATATGCACGAAGGAAAATGGAACGGACTGGGAGGTAAATTCGAAGCGGGCGAATCTCCGGAAGATTGCGTCATACGAGAAGTTAAAGAAGAATCGGGATTGATTATTACAGCCCCGAAACTGAAAGGTTTTATAACATTCCCATTATTCGACGGAATAAAAGATTGGTACGTGTTTGTCTATACCGCCAATAAGTTTAACGGGGATCTGATAAATTCGCCGGAAGGTCGTCTCGAATGGATTCCGTATGAAGAATTCGGAAATTTAAATTTATGGGAAGGCGATAAGATTTTCATACCCTGGCTGTTTCAGGAAAAATTTTTCAGCGCAAAATTTATCTATAAAGAGAAAAAACTAGCGGATTACTCCGTGGTGTTTTATTGA
- a CDS encoding four helix bundle protein, whose protein sequence is MAKDPSRGEFRKRLYFFTLKLIEFIDQLPKDNVSQRIGDELFGSGTSVISSYIEASAATSTKEINIHTIASLKYANECKLWLALVRDSKRAKPEKVKWFLDELDDISKILADSIKK, encoded by the coding sequence TTGGCAAAAGATCCTTCGAGAGGCGAATTCAGAAAACGCCTCTACTTTTTTACATTGAAACTGATTGAATTTATCGACCAGTTGCCCAAAGACAATGTTTCCCAGCGAATAGGAGACGAACTCTTCGGAAGCGGCACGAGCGTTATAAGCAGTTATATCGAAGCCAGCGCGGCGACATCTACAAAAGAAATAAACATCCACACCATTGCCTCTCTTAAATACGCCAACGAATGTAAATTGTGGTTGGCGCTCGTAAGAGACAGCAAACGCGCCAAGCCCGAAAAAGTAAAATGGTTCCTCGACGAACTCGACGATATTTCCAAGATATTGGCCGATTCGATAAAAAAATAA
- the rfaD gene encoding ADP-glyceromanno-heptose 6-epimerase, producing the protein MIVVTGGAGFIGSAVVWKLNLSGRNDIIIVDELGSESKWKNLNGLSFEDFYHKEDFINYIISDSVPFETEAIIHLGACSSTTEKDADYLMDNNVHYSQELAKYALENDARFIYASSAATYGDGSKGYDDDESRLEELRPLNMYGYSKHLFDLWVKRNGLLDKIVGLKYFNVYGPNEYHKGDMRSVVHKAYQQIMSEGKVKLFKSYHPEYKDGEQKRDFVYVKDAVDMTLFFLENRHKNGIYNIGTGKAETWIELVTAIFKALGKPVNIEFIDMPENIRDKYQYFTQANLKKIRSVGYKNEIMNVEEGVKDYVQNYLMKKEYLAL; encoded by the coding sequence ATGATAGTTGTAACGGGAGGCGCGGGCTTTATAGGCAGCGCGGTAGTATGGAAATTAAATCTGTCGGGACGGAACGACATCATTATCGTCGACGAACTCGGCTCCGAAAGCAAATGGAAAAATTTAAACGGTCTTTCGTTCGAAGATTTCTACCATAAAGAAGATTTCATAAATTATATAATCAGCGACAGCGTTCCTTTCGAAACCGAAGCGATCATTCACCTCGGCGCTTGTTCTTCGACGACTGAAAAAGACGCCGATTACCTGATGGACAACAACGTTCACTATTCTCAGGAATTGGCAAAATACGCTCTCGAAAACGACGCCCGGTTTATCTACGCTTCCTCGGCCGCCACTTACGGCGACGGATCGAAAGGTTACGACGACGACGAATCCCGCCTGGAAGAATTAAGACCTTTGAACATGTACGGCTACTCGAAACACCTGTTCGATCTCTGGGTCAAAAGAAACGGACTGCTCGACAAAATAGTAGGTCTGAAATATTTCAATGTCTACGGTCCGAACGAATATCATAAAGGCGACATGAGGAGCGTCGTTCATAAAGCGTATCAGCAAATTATGTCGGAAGGCAAGGTAAAATTATTCAAATCGTATCATCCCGAATATAAAGACGGAGAACAAAAGAGAGATTTTGTTTATGTCAAAGACGCGGTCGACATGACTCTCTTTTTTCTTGAGAACCGCCACAAAAACGGAATTTATAATATAGGCACGGGGAAAGCGGAAACCTGGATCGAGCTTGTAACGGCGATATTCAAAGCCCTGGGCAAGCCCGTTAACATTGAATTTATTGATATGCCGGAAAATATACGAGACAAATACCAATATTTTACGCAGGCAAATCTGAAAAAGATACGCTCCGTCGGCTACAAAAATGAAATTATGAACGTTGAAGAAGGAGTAAAGGACTACGTGCAAAATTATTTAATGAAAAAAGAATATCTCGCTTTATAA